The genomic DNA AATACCGTTTTTCGCAAAGGCCCCGGAGGCCTTCGTGTCCTTTTGGTCCGGGATTCCAAACAGCAGCACCGCCGGCACGCCCGCTCGATAAGCCGTCTTCGCCTCGGCCAGCGCTTCGTCAGGGGATAATTGAAAAACGTCCGGCATCGCGTTGATCGGGCGCCGAAGCTTTCTTCCCGAACGCACGAACAAAGGCAAAACAAGCTGGTGAGCATGGAGGCGATTCTCGCAGACCAGCCTGCGGAGCACGGGAGAACTGCGCAACCGGCGGGGCCGCTGCGTGGGAAATCCGCTGGAGACGGTCCAATTCATGCGCCGAAGCTAGTGTGGCGTCTCCGAAATTGCCACACAATCGTTGCGCCCAAAAGGCTTCTTGGCAGTCCGAATTCATTTTGCCAAGCTCACGCCGCCGAATGAAGAAGCTGCACCGGGTCTCCAGGTTTTCCGCAGGGCTGCTCGCCTCATTCGCTTCAACTCTCCTCCATGCCCAGCAGCCCGAACGAATCGTCATCGAACCTTTGCATCCGGGACCCGCCAACCAGATTATCCATTACTTCGATCGCGGCGTCTCCGTCGGCGCCAACGGTGTGGTGGTTCGATACGGCGCCACGCTTCTGATTGCGGACGAAGTCTCCGTGGACGAGCAATCCGGGGAAGCCGTCGCGCAGGGGAACGTCAGTTTGCAGCAAGACCGCGGACTTTGGCGCGGCGAGCGTTTGCGCTACAATTTCCGAACCCGCGAAATGTCCGCCGACCGCTTCCGCGTGGGTCTGGCGCCGTTCTTTGCGGCCGGGGAAAGTTTCAGCGCATCGCAAACCAATCAGGCGTACACCGCGCGCAACGCGTTCGTGACGAGCGATGACTCCGCCGACCCTGCGTATCGCATCCGGGCGAAGCGCTTGATGATCATTCCGGGGAAGCGAATCGAAGCGGAACAAGCCACCGTCTATGCCGGGGACGTGCCCGCCGGGTATTTCCCATTCTTTTCGCGCAACCTCGAACTCCACCCCAACGCCTTCGTTTTCACCCCTGGCTACCGAAGCCTTTACGGGCCGTATCTCTTGAGTTCCTACCGCTGGTATTGGAGCACGAACTTGAGCGGCGCGCTGAATCTCGATTATCGGCAGAAACGCGGGCTCGGCGGCGGTCCGGAACTCAGCTACGACCTCGGACGCCTCGGCAAAGGCTCCGGCTCGGTTTACTACACGCACGACAGCGAGGGGGGCCTGGATCCGGGCGGCACGCCGATTCGCGACGACCGGCACCGAATCCAGTTTTCTCACAGCGCCGTGATCCGCACGAATCTTACGGCCAGGATTGTCGCCAACAAACAGAGCGACGCGCAGATGATCCGGGACTTTTTCGAAGCGGACTATCGCGAGGATCTCCAGCCGAAAAGTTTCCTCGAAATCAACCAGCTCTGGCCCAACTTCAGCCTGAACGTTCTGGCCCAGCCGCAGCTCAACGATTTTTTCCAAACCGTCGAACGTTTGCCGGACCTCAAGCTTTCCGCCTTCCGGCAACAACTGGGGGTCTCGCCCTTCTACTACGAAGGCGAAAACTCGGCCGGTTATTTTCGCTTCCGTCCGGCGGAAAGTTCGGTGACCAACGATTACGCCGCGTGGCGCGCGGATTCCTTCCATCAAATCCTCCTGCCGCAAACTTTTTTTGGCTGGCTGAATGTGACGCCCCGCGTCGGAGGACGATTCACGCAGTATGGCGAAACGGAAGGCGAAGGCTCGGCTTTCGACGCGAGGAACCGGACGGTTTTCAACACCGGCGCGGAGTTCTCCTTCAAAGCCTCGCGCGTTTGGGATGGAGCGCGCAGCCGCTTGTGGGACGTGGACGGCTTGCGGCACATTGTTCAACCGTCGATCAATTACGCGTTCGTTCCCTCTCCCAGCCGGGCGCCGCG from Verrucomicrobiota bacterium includes the following:
- a CDS encoding LPS-assembly protein LptD gives rise to the protein MKKLHRVSRFSAGLLASFASTLLHAQQPERIVIEPLHPGPANQIIHYFDRGVSVGANGVVVRYGATLLIADEVSVDEQSGEAVAQGNVSLQQDRGLWRGERLRYNFRTREMSADRFRVGLAPFFAAGESFSASQTNQAYTARNAFVTSDDSADPAYRIRAKRLMIIPGKRIEAEQATVYAGDVPAGYFPFFSRNLELHPNAFVFTPGYRSLYGPYLLSSYRWYWSTNLSGALNLDYRQKRGLGGGPELSYDLGRLGKGSGSVYYTHDSEGGLDPGGTPIRDDRHRIQFSHSAVIRTNLTARIVANKQSDAQMIRDFFEADYREDLQPKSFLEINQLWPNFSLNVLAQPQLNDFFQTVERLPDLKLSAFRQQLGVSPFYYEGENSAGYFRFRPAESSVTNDYAAWRADSFHQILLPQTFFGWLNVTPRVGGRFTQYGETEGEGSAFDARNRTVFNTGAEFSFKASRVWDGARSRLWDVDGLRHIVQPSINYAFVPSPSRAPRELPQFDTEIPSLRLLPIDFPDYNSIDSIDSQNVLRLSLRNKIQTKRRGEIDNLVDWALYTDWRLDPRPDQNTFAEMFSDFDLKPLSWLILSSEIRFDVEDARLNFANHSVTVAPSDTWSASLGHWYFREDPRFGPDSENNLIRSTLYYKLNENWAARVTHHFEARDGVMEEQYYTIYRDLRSWTAALTFRIRDHRTREKDYTVAVTFSLKAFPRFGLGKDRAKHSLLLGG